The window GAAAGCTTCGTCCGAACGAGCCCACTGTGGCGCAGCCTCTCGGCTGGCCTGAAATGTTTTGGCGGCTTGAGCTGCATCGCCACTGGACAGTTCTGCTTGGCCAGCCAGCAGCAATGCCTCGGCCTTCTGCTCCGGCGTATTCATCGCCTCCAAATTTTCACGAACCAACTTGGCGGTCTTTGTAGGTTCGCCGGCTGCTTTCCAGGCTGTTGCCCCACGCAAAATCCACGTCGCGAGTTGCGGGTGATCGCGGTGTTTGGCGTCATCAATCAGTGTTTGGTAACGCTCCGCCGCGGACGATGCATCGCCGGACGCGAGTAAAGCCTCCGCACCGACGAACGAAGCATCCGGTGCGAGCGGATCACTCGAGAACTTCGATTCGAACGAATCAGCCAGCTTCACGGCTTGTTCGGTGTTCCCAAGTTGAAGAGCAACGAATGCCGCGTTGTAGAGAGCGCGTGGTGCGAGGGGATGGTCCGAATGTTCGCTTGCGATGGATTGGTATTGTTCAAAAGCATCGTTCAATCGGTCTGGCTGCAATGACAATGCTTCCGCCGCATCCAGCTTGAGAGCGACAGCAAAGCTGCCCTGAGGACCTTTGGCAATCAATTCTGATGCGACATCGTAGGCCGATTTGGCCGCTTCTGCTGTCCTGGATGGATCGCGGTTGGCGATGCCCAAATCAATTCGGGCCAGCCAGTGTGCCGATTCGGTTGCGGCGACAGGGTCCGTCCCTTGGAGGACGTCGCGGAATCGCGAAGCGGCGCCCGAGAGGTCTCCCGCTTGATAGAGCGTTTGAGCGGAAGCCAAGGTGGCCGCGGCAGCGTAAGGCGATTGAGGGAATTGTGTCAGAAGCTTTTCGTATGACGCGGACGCTTTCGTTGGATCACCGTCTTGGGCGTAGGCGTAGCCTTGGCGGAAAAAAGAGTAAGCCTTGTCTTCCGCGGTAGCGTCTGCATTGGTTACGACCGAGTCGAAACGCTCGACGGCTTTTTGCATTTCGCCCTGCAACAAATGCATGTCGCCCATGCGGATCTCGACATCGACTACCAAGTCCGAGTCGGCGCATGCCTGGAGCAATTGTTGGTAGGACGATTGGGCTTGGTCGTAGTTTTTTTGTTCCTCCAACGCGACGCCTCGAGCGTAGAGAGCATCGCACCGCAGCGCGGAACTCGCGATGTCATCGAGCTTCATCATCGCGTTGTAGGACTCGATGGCCTTGTCCAATTCACCGAGTGCGTACTGGGCTTCACCTCGATAGAAGTACGCTCGGTCGAGCAATCGCGAATCAGGGATTTCTTTGATCAGCGTGTCGTAGGTCGCGATTGATTCGCGGAGCAATTTTGGATCCGCTTCTTCGCCTGTTCCGGCAGCGGCGTAAAGGCACCAACCTCGGTTGGACAAGCTTTCTTCGCGAAGGTCGTATTTGGTGTCTTCGAGCGCGGTTTTGAAAGCTTCGGCAGCAGCTTTCAGATCGGGCGTGTCCTGTTGCATGTAGCAAACGCCCAGGTAGTGCGATGCTTTGGACGCCAGCGGGCTGCTCGGGTATTCCTTCAGGAATTTCCTCCACGTATCGACCGCCAATCCGATCGCACCGTTGGTTTGGAAGTTCGCCGCGTCCGCATACAGAGCAACAGCCGCGGAATCTTCGACAGGCTCATCCTGAGCAACCAGGCGATGCGCCGGCCAGTTCGAGGCCGCGATGATCGCTAGCAACAAACCAGCGACGCGGAAGAAACGCGATTGGCCGAACAACGGTGTTCGATCGGTGGATGGCATGGCAGCAGATAGCGAGTGCGAGAAGCGAATCCGAGAAACCAGCGTTTCACTCTAACCGCGTGTGCTGACGTAGGCCATCCTCAACGCGTGCGTGGCTTCGGTCAACATCTTCGATTCGTCGTCGGACAAGTTGCCTTTGGTCTTTTCCGACAACACTTCGAGCGTGTCGATGGAGTGTTTCGCCATCGGTTTGTCGACACGGCCTTCTTCTTGGCCCGGCATGGGGATCTGGCCCAGTGAGCTCATTCCCTGTGTGAACAACATTGACACCAAAACTTCGAAACTGGCCGGTGGGAGCTTGGATCCCGCGGATTCAGCGGAGGCTTCTTTGGTTTCAGCCACAGAATCGCTGCTGGACTCAATTTCGGTTTGGTTGGCCAGAGTTTCTTTCTCTTTGGCGACTTGTTCTTTCCAATCCGAGTCCACCACGATTTGAGGCGACTCGTCTGTTTCGTTTTCTTTTGGATCAGAGTTTGTCATGGCAAATCAGGTAAAGAGGGGGAGGAGACTGTATCGGTTCAGGAAGCGGTTGGCTTCTCTGTCTCCGAGGCAATTTCTTCGGTTACGCGTTGTTTGCGACGGTTGATCGCTGCTTCGATAAAATCGGTGAACAACGGATGCGATTTCAACGGCTTGCTCTTGAATTCGGGGTGGAATTGAGCCGCCACGAACCACGGGTGGGAATCGATTTCGACGATTTCAACCAACCCACCGTCGGGGCTCAATCCAGTGAAACGCATGCCAGCGTCTTCGAAAGCCTTGCGATACTCATTGTTGAATTCGTAACGGTGTCGGTGTCGTTCGTCGATCTCTTCGCGACCGTACGCCTGGATGGCTTTTGAGTCGGCGACCAATCGAGACGGCTGGCTTCCCAAACGCATCGTGCCGCCCAAGTCGATCACGTTTTGTTGTTCGTCCAACAAACAAATGACCGGATGAGGTGTGTCTTTGTCAAATTCGGTCGAGTGAGCTTTTTCCAGTCCCAGCACATTGCGGCCGTATTCGATGACTGCCGTTTGCATGCCCAAGCAAATGCCAAAGAACGGCACGTTTCTCTCGCGAGCAAACTGGATCGCTTGGACCTTGCCCTCAACGCCTCGTTCGCCAAAGCCACCCGGAACAAGGATGCCGTGGAATCCACTCAGCAATCGCTCAGCACCTTCGCGTTCAATGTCGCTGCTTTGAATGCGTCCGATTCGGATCTGCGCGTCATGGTGCATGCCCGCGTGATCGAGTGATTCGTAGATCGATTTGTATGCGTCTTTGTGCTCGGCGTATTTACCGACGACCGCGATCGAAATTTCGTGCCGTGGATTGCGCAATCGATGCAGCAAGTCATTCCACGGGGTCATGTCCAAACTGCCTGCTGAAGTCAGCCCGAGTTTCTTGACGATCAACTCGTCGAGTTTGTTGTCGACGAGCGACAATGGAACTTCGTAGATCGAAAAGTCTTTGTCCTTTTCTTCGATGACCGCTTCCGGTTCCACGTTGCAGAACAAAGCAATCTTGTCTCGGTCATCACGGCTGATCGATTGTTCGCAGCGGCAAACCAATACGTCCGGTTGAATTCCGATTTCACGCAGTTGACCGACCGAGTGTTGAGTCGGTTTGGTTTTCAGTTCGTCAGCGGCCTTCAGGTATGGCACCAATGTCAGGTGCATGTACAAGCAATTTTCGCGACCGGCATCGAGTGAGAATTGACGAATCGCTTCGAGAAAAGGGAGGCTCTCGATGTCACCGACCGTGCCACCAATCTCGGTGATCACAACGTCGACGTCATCGCCGCCCATGCGTTTGATGACGCGTTTGATTTCGTTGGTGACGTGCGGGATGACCTGAACGGTTTTGCCGAGGAACTGGCCTCGTCGCTCTTTTTCGATCACCGAAAGATAAATCTGTCCGGTGGTGTAATTGCAATCGCGATTCAGCTTGCCCGACGTGAATCGTTCATAGTGGCCGAGGTCGAGATCGGTTTCGGACCCATCGTCCAAAACGTAAACCTCGCCGTGTTGGTAGGGACTCATCGTCCCCGGATCAACGTTGATGTACGGATCCAGTTTCTGCATTCGAACCCGCAGTCCGCGGCGTTCGAGAACCATGCCTATGGATGCACTGGTCAGGCCTTTGCCGAGAGAACTGACAACGCCGCCGGTAACAAAAATGTGTTTAGTCATGTCCGAAAATCATACCGTGATGGAATGTTTTCGGAAGCGGCGTTGACGACCCGATCGTTCGATTGCGGGGGATTGTCGCGAGAAGACCCGCTAGAGGGTGTTGGGATGCAATTCCAGACGCCTGTTCCGTCCACAAATCCCCACAAAAACAGGGCTGGGCGATTCGGAGGAGGAGACAAGGCCGAGCCTCCATTCGTCCACGATTTTCACCTTTCGATCACATCATCGTTTGGAATCTCTGATTCTTCATCGCCGGGTGATGTCAAATCGGAGACTCCGGTGGGTGCGGTATCGTCGGGTGACTTCGGTTCCACCGCCAAGCAGTCATCGAGGCGGAGCAAGATTTCGCCCATCAGATCTTCGAGTCGCTTGGCCGCGGGCGGAACCGTGAATTGGGGGCGGAGTCGTTTTGGGGCTGGTGTTTTATCCATTCCCGCGTTCTGGGTGGTTTTGCGGGCATCCGGCAAATTCGAATCGTCGGTGCTTGCTTCGATCAATTGCCGCAGACGATGTGTTTTCCGCAGAATTTTTCCGACCGCTTCCGTTCCGGGCGACTGTTCCCGTTCGGCGATCTGCTGCAACGATGTTTGAATGTCGCGAGCGTTCGCCGCGATCGTCACCAATTCCAAATCGGCAGCGTCCATGCGAATGGACTGAATCACGGTGAGAGCCCTGCCTAGAAAAGTGGCATCCAGAGGATCGCTCATCGTTCGCAATTGAAGCACTTGGTACTCAAATGAACCGAGCAGAGTGAGGGAACGCTCGGCGAACGAATCCTGGCGTGATGGTTCATCCATCCATTTGGAACGCATTCCTTTGAAATCGACGCGATGAAAACAAACCCGTCTTCATATCGCGATTCAAAGTTTAGAGGGTCATGGGGCAAAGGAACTTGATCACGAAAACATGGCTGTTTGCGTGATCGGTTCTCATTCCTAGGCCGTAGAACCCTTGTTCGAAGCGATCCGAGAGTCATTTTGATGCGATCCGAGGACCGGGCAGCTTCTTGCCCGTTTTGTCTCATCTGATCGATACAACCGAAACATTGTGCGCCCTCTGGGCTCTGGATCTTTGCCCGATCCACCGGATGGCAATGCTGGTGATCTGGCCGCGGCACACTCGTTGTCACGTATCCGATGCAGTTTTGTTCGTCTTCGGCACGCGACGTGCATCTTTTTACAGGCATTGTCACCGCTGAGAGAACAAACACTCTCGGCAAACATTCACTTCAGTCTCAAAGCAAATTTAGATTTCGATCCAATGAATCCTGCATTCATCCAAACTGTTCACGGTTTCACACACCCCGTCATCGCGAGCAAACTGCTCAACCGCAAGCAAGAGTCAGGCGAAGCTCACGAAACGACGACCCAGCTTTATCGCGAAGAAACGGCCCGTCGCCTGGAAGAAAACAATTGCAAGGCGAAACGAGTCACCCCTGTCGCCAAGCCAAACTGAGCTGACCAGCTCATTGATCTGATTCTTTCTTCGCTCTCTTTACCGATCGAATCGGTAAAGCGACGTCGCGGTTCGCAAAATCAAAGCATCGTCAATCACGGCGGGGGATGCCATGATTTGTCCGTCGATTTGATTGGTCACTTCGATGTCACACTCCCTGCCGGGTTTGATGACAAATACCTCGCCGTCATGATTGCAAAAGTACATTCGGCCGTTTGCCATTATCGGTGAGGCAGAAAACTTTCCGCCCAAGCGTTTCGACCAAACGTTGGTGCCGTCCTCGCTGTCGATGCAGGATGCGACTCCGTTGTCGTCGACCACGAATAGCAATCCATCGACGGCGATTGGTGACGGCTTCGCTGGGATGCTCTTCTTCACCGTCCACAGCACATGAGAGTCGGTGACGTCACCGGAACCATCGACCTTTGCCGCCCAGAGTTGTGGTTTGCCAAACCCGGTCGAGAAGTAGACCGCATTGCCATCGAAGATGGGGCGAGGAACAACAGAGAATCCTTTGCCATGATAGAGACGCCAAAACTCTTCGCCCGTTTTTGCGTTGTACGAAACCATCCACTGCGAACCCATGCAAAGCAATTGCTCACGACCGTTTGAGTCGGTAACGACAATGGGGGTGCAGTAGGCTTTCTTCTGATCACCGGTGGGTGCGTCCATTGGCGGGCGATCGGTTTCCCATTCCGTCGAACCAGTTTCCGCGTTCAGGGCGATCACATATTGCCGCTCCAGTCCGTCCTGAATCAGGATCACTTTCCCATCGTGAACGATGGGCGAGCTGCCCGGGCCCACGGCGTGCTTCAGCGGCAACGTCCGCTCCCAGATCAATTTGCCGTCGGTCCGATCAAGGCAGAACGTTCCAAAGGTTCCGAAGTGGCAAAGAAGGCGATTGCCATCGATCACCGGTGTCGGCGATGCGTAGCTGTTGAGTGAATGAATTGCATCGGGCTGTTCAACGGTGGTCAGCTCAATCGTTTGTTTCAATTGCCCAGTTTCAAGATCAACCGCGAAGACTTTCAGTTCGATGGCTTTCGCGATCGCGAGTTGTTTGAACTGTCGTTCTTCATTATCGGTTTTTCTTAACAAGTCCACTCGTTCGTCTTCCGTGGGAACAATCTCCACAGCGGAAGTCAACCAAATCGTTCCGTCAGCGATGACGGGTGAGGACCAAGCCTTTCCATCCAGATCGGTCTTCCAGGTGAGGTTTTTGTCTTCGCCGAACTGAACCGGTGGATTGCCTTTGGTGACGATACCGTCGCCACGTGGCCCTCGGAATTGCGGCCATGATTCAGCCAGCCCAATCGTTGGGATTGCCATCGTCACAATCAAGAATCCGCACAGAAGCGATCGGTTTTGGTGGGTGTCGCTTTGGGTGATGCGGTGCTGATCGTCGCGGCCCTGCTTGGTGCGGGCGAATCCGCACATCCATTTTGACGGACGTGACAAACCGGTATGACGGAAGATGCGAATCATGGGTGAACTCAGGCGGGGGAGTAGGCGGGATGTGCCCATTCTAGCAAACGCGTTTGGCGAGGTGCCGCAAAGTTTCCGTGAGCGGAACAAACCGGACCGGAAATCGCTAGGTGAGCAAGTGAATCGTTCAAATTCCAGCATTTTGACCAAACGTGTCCGGGCACTCGCGAACAATGCAATGCAAGGCGCACTGAGAGGCCAATGTTTCTGAGCCAATGCTTCCTCGGTCCCGAAGGAGACAAATCATGTTCAAACCAGATACAGAAATCGAGCTGACCTATCCCGATTCGACGTTGGTCGAATCCAACACAACGTTCCGTCGTCGATACCTTCAAATTCGCGAGGTTCGCGATTTGATTGCGGACCCGATCACGCCCGAAGAATACCTGCGTCGTCCGCTGACTCAGCGTTCACGCTATTTGCTGACCGCTTACGACAAAGAATCGAAATCTTGGCGGCAGTTTTATGTCGGGTCCAGCAAAGAGTTCTTGACCGATGGGCGATTGCGAATCGCTTTGTATGAGAAAGGCGGCACGTCGCCAAAGAAGATCGTTTCGCGATCCTTTGAAGCCACCCGGCGAGATCGAATCGCTCTCGCCCGTGAGGTGAAAGCGATGCAGGAAAAAGACTTGGCCGGTTTGGAGTTGCGGATCATTCCCGACGAAAGTCGTGTGCTGAAGCAACAGGCCAAAAAGCCAGCCGCTTCCAGGCCAGCACCGGTCAAGGAAAACTACACTCGCAAAGACTCGCCGGCTCGTTCGGTCAAAGCCCCCGCGATGACGCGAGGGATGACCGCGTCGTCGCCGTTGGTCGCCCCGCCGTTTTGAAGCACGACGGCAGGAGTGTTCGGGCACAACCATGTGAGCCGCTTGGACGCTTGCTCCAGTTGCGCGTGAAAACCGTGGCTAACGCCAACGGCTCACATTCCCAATGACACCTGCGTACCTGCTCAGCAGTCCAACGCTATGGCCGCTGAGAGTTTGATCTGAACTCTCAGCGAAAACGCGTGCTCTTGCTCGGCATCGATCAAACGATGCACTGGGCGACTGCGTCTCGAAGACCCGCGATGGGGTCGCGAACGGGCAAGAATTCGTGAGCGAAGTAGCCATCGTATCCGGTGTCCGCAATCGCTTTTGCAATTGGCGGGTACAGCAACTCTTGGTTGTCGTCGAGTTCATGGCGACCGGGGTTGCCCGCGGTGTGGTAGTGCCCAAAGTATTGATGGTTGTTTTGGATGGTGCGAATGATGTCACCTTCCATGATTTGCATGTGATAGATGTCGTACAACAACTTGAAGTTGTCGCTACCGACTCGTTTGACGAGCTCGACACCCCAGGTGCTGTTGTCGCACATGTAGTCCGCGTGATCGACTTTGCTGTTGAGCAATTCCATTTGGAGCGTCACGCCAGCTTTCTCAGCCACCGGCGTGATTTTCTTCAGTGCGTCGACGCAGTTCTTCATGCCGGTTTCGCGATCGATCCCTCGAGCGTTGCCACTGAAGCAGATCACGTTCTTCCATCCTTCCGCCGCCGTTGCTTCGATGGCGACGTTCATCTTTTCCAAACACTCATCGTGGAATTTGGGGTCGCACAAACCGTTGCCCAGCGAATGCGACTGGACCATCGTGCAGACCAAACCGTGCTTCTTCAGCGTCGGAAAGTCCTTCGGGTCCAGCAAGTCGATCCCAACCATGCCTAGCGAGGCGGCTTCTTTCGCCATGTCTTCCAGTGAGATCTTGGGGAAGCACCACTTGCAAACCGATTGATTCAATCGGCCCTGCTTTGCATCAACAGCACCGGTGGCGTCGACCGCACCTGTTGTGTCCTGGGCATGAGAAGCGGCGGCGGAGATGGCGGCGGTGCCAGCCGCAACAGCTGCCGCTCGGGTGAGCATTCCTCGACGGTTCAGTGATGAGTCGGATTGATTGTTTGGCATGGTGGGCGATCGGATGTGTGGAGGCGAGTTGATTCAATCAATAGTTTAACTTCTGTGACAAACGATGTCTTCAAACCACCCTGTGGATGGCGAGCGGAAGCCTTGGGGCGATGGCGCATGAAAAAGCCGCGTCGAAGCGGTTTGCCTCGACGCGGCTTCGTGCTGAATCAAAATTTTCGATCAGGCGACAGCGTGACTATCGCATCGCGATGGCTTGGTCGTCGAATTCGAAGTTGAGTTCGACGGTGTCACCAGCGGCAACATTGATCGTGCGTTCTTGGCTCAGTTGGCGACCGTTGGAATCCAACATCACGCGAACGGTGTAGTTTTCCCAGTTTTCACCGGCGGCCAATTGAGTGGTGCGGAAGGTGCGAACCGTTCCGAAGCCATTGGTTTCGTTACCAGCCAAAACGACTTTCGCTTCGGCAGGAACGTGAAGTTGAACAACCGTTTCTGGTTGAGTTGTTTCAACTGCGCTGAACTGGTCTTCTTCTTCGTCGCCTTCTTCATCCGAGACGGCTTCGGTTTGGTTGAACACCAAACGTTCCATGTCGCCGGGGCGAAGTTTGATGGTTCGTTTGTCGGTGCGTTCTTCACCTTCGACGTCGTAGGTCACGACAACTTCGTAGGTGTAGAGGTAGCCGTCTTTGAGACCACGCGACATGAATTGACGAACCATGCCATCGCTGGTTGTTTCGTGTCCATTGACGGTCACACGAGCCGATTCCACAGGAACGGCGACGGTCAACAAAGCAGCGTCGTCATCCAGGGTTGGCTTGCGGGTTTCGTAAGAAGCACCGCTGTCGATGATCGAGCCGTCGATGATGGTCTCACCCATGGGAACTCCACCATCGATGATGGTTTCGCCTTGGATGGGGGCCGAGTAAATCGGAGCCGATTCGATCATTGGAACGCTGTGCGAAATCGCTGGTGCGTAGCTCATCGGAGCTGCATAGCTGACTCCGCCGGAGCTGCCACCGCTGCTGCCGCCTGAGTAAGCGGACGAATACGAAACCGAAGGAGCGTAGTAGCCGCCACTGCTGCCGCCGGACGAACGTCCGCCGCTGCTGTAGGACGTGCCACCGCTGCTGTAGTTCGCTTTGACAACGTAACCGCCGCTGCTGCCATGACGGCGAGCTTTGATGCGAGCGATTTTTTGACGCAAGTGACCTGCCAGGCCGCCGCCGGATGATCCGCGCGAGTATCCACCTGACGATCCACCGGAAGAACCTCCCGACGAGCCACCTGAAGAAGCGTACGCGGCGGTGTATCCACCGGATGAACCGCCCGAGGCAGCTCCGACCGAGCCTCCCGAGGAACCGGAATGGCGAGCCGCAATGCGAGCACGCAGGCCAGCAAGCAACCCGCCGCCGCTGCTACCGCCACTGCTGCCGTAGACCAGGCCACTGCCACCGCTACTGCCGTAACTCCCGTAGGAGCCACCCGCCTCTGCCGTGACGCTCATGCTGAGCGCCAACGTGAGGCATGCCAACAAATGCATGCACCTCATAAACGATTCTCCATCCTTTTGACGCGACTCTTGCTGATGCCGATCGGTCGCCACCACAAATGTGAGCGACTTAACGGCTTGAATTGCACATTGAAGATGCGGGCCATCAAATTTGGGGGCCCGTCACCGTCGCCAGGATAGCGGACCGGCGTTGCCGATCAAGAAGACTGGGTAAAATAATTGGGTTGCGTTGTGGCGGTCGAAAGCTCGAAACAGCCATTTCCGAGAGCGACTTTGCTCACAGATGAATGCTTTATCCGTTGGACATTCAGTCAATCTTCTCGATCGATACGTGGTCAAACTCAACTGTCCCGGTCGCTCCGAACAATCCAATCCGCACAATTCCCTCACGTGCGGCTCGCGGGACCCGTACCAAACGGCTGTCATCACGCCACGGACGAGTTCCTCGATATGGACCCATCGAAAATGTTCCCAGGTCACGCCTTAGCTCGTCGTAGAAACTGATTGCGACCATTGGCCACGCATCCGCATCGGGCCCCTTCACAACCTTGTCGGTTCGAAGTCGAGCAGACAGACGAATCAAAGAGACTTTGGTTCCGTCGATTGCAATGCCTTGCAACAAGTGCGATCCCAAACCGGGGGTCTCGTTTTCAAACCGAACCAACCCGGAATCTTTCGCACCTTCGGCTCCGTCTGCCTGTAACGCGACTTGCTCGACTTGCCGACCGTAATACCATCCGGGCACAAAACCCTCTGGATCGTCGGCTCCGGGCGGATCGGAGAAATCCTGGTTGACGACTTTGGGGTTGGCGGGATCGGGAAGCGTTTGACGAGCGTCCTCCGCCGTGCCAGTCATGGGGACAAACAGCGTCGGCCGGAGTGGTTCGCGAACCAGCTCGCCATCACGTTTGGTCATCCGGTACAGCGTTTGTTGATAGCGTTCGCCGACGGGAATGATCATCGACCCGCCTTCGCGAAGTTGTTGCACTAGCGGAACCGGCACCGACTCGGGGCTGCACGTCACGATGATTTTGTCGAAAGGAGAGGCTTCCGGCCAACCAAGGAAACCATCGCCGATGCGAGTGTGGACGTTTTCATAACCCAGCTTGCTGAGCACTCCGGCCGCACGCGTGCCGAGTTCGTCGACAATTTCAATCGAATAAACTTCCGCGACCAAGGGACTGAGCACGGCGGCTTGGTAACCGCTGCCGGTGCCGATTTCCAACACTTTGTCGGTCGGTTTGGGATCAAGCGTCTCCGTCATCGACGCGACGATGAACGGACTGCTGATGGTTTGTGCCGAGCCGATAGGCAAGGCCATGTCAAAGTACGCCTTGTCTCGCACCGCCGCGGGAACGAACTCGTGTCGAGGCGTGGTCTCAATCGATTTCAGAACCGCTTCGTTGGTCACGCCAGCGGTTCGGATTCGAGTTTCAACGAGCTTGCGTCGTGCGGCCGCGTAGCGATCGTCGACGGCGGATCGCGACGAACCGGTTTGGCCCAAAATTAAATGAGGAGGCTGAGCCAAGGAACTGCCGCTGGTCAATGGAGATGGATTGAAATGAGATCTTGATGAGCGAGGCGACTGCGACCACACGGGCGTCACAAT of the Rhodopirellula baltica SH 1 genome contains:
- a CDS encoding hydroxypyruvate isomerase family protein gives rise to the protein MPNNQSDSSLNRRGMLTRAAAVAAGTAAISAAASHAQDTTGAVDATGAVDAKQGRLNQSVCKWCFPKISLEDMAKEAASLGMVGIDLLDPKDFPTLKKHGLVCTMVQSHSLGNGLCDPKFHDECLEKMNVAIEATAAEGWKNVICFSGNARGIDRETGMKNCVDALKKITPVAEKAGVTLQMELLNSKVDHADYMCDNSTWGVELVKRVGSDNFKLLYDIYHMQIMEGDIIRTIQNNHQYFGHYHTAGNPGRHELDDNQELLYPPIAKAIADTGYDGYFAHEFLPVRDPIAGLRDAVAQCIV
- a CDS encoding CTP synthase; translation: MTKHIFVTGGVVSSLGKGLTSASIGMVLERRGLRVRMQKLDPYINVDPGTMSPYQHGEVYVLDDGSETDLDLGHYERFTSGKLNRDCNYTTGQIYLSVIEKERRGQFLGKTVQVIPHVTNEIKRVIKRMGGDDVDVVITEIGGTVGDIESLPFLEAIRQFSLDAGRENCLYMHLTLVPYLKAADELKTKPTQHSVGQLREIGIQPDVLVCRCEQSISRDDRDKIALFCNVEPEAVIEEKDKDFSIYEVPLSLVDNKLDELIVKKLGLTSAGSLDMTPWNDLLHRLRNPRHEISIAVVGKYAEHKDAYKSIYESLDHAGMHHDAQIRIGRIQSSDIEREGAERLLSGFHGILVPGGFGERGVEGKVQAIQFARERNVPFFGICLGMQTAVIEYGRNVLGLEKAHSTEFDKDTPHPVICLLDEQQNVIDLGGTMRLGSQPSRLVADSKAIQAYGREEIDERHRHRYEFNNEYRKAFEDAGMRFTGLSPDGGLVEIVEIDSHPWFVAAQFHPEFKSKPLKSHPLFTDFIEAAINRRKQRVTEEIASETEKPTAS
- a CDS encoding DUF1844 domain-containing protein, which encodes MTNSDPKENETDESPQIVVDSDWKEQVAKEKETLANQTEIESSSDSVAETKEASAESAGSKLPPASFEVLVSMLFTQGMSSLGQIPMPGQEEGRVDKPMAKHSIDTLEVLSEKTKGNLSDDESKMLTEATHALRMAYVSTRG
- a CDS encoding outer membrane protein assembly factor BamB family protein; this translates as MIRIFRHTGLSRPSKWMCGFARTKQGRDDQHRITQSDTHQNRSLLCGFLIVTMAIPTIGLAESWPQFRGPRGDGIVTKGNPPVQFGEDKNLTWKTDLDGKAWSSPVIADGTIWLTSAVEIVPTEDERVDLLRKTDNEERQFKQLAIAKAIELKVFAVDLETGQLKQTIELTTVEQPDAIHSLNSYASPTPVIDGNRLLCHFGTFGTFCLDRTDGKLIWERTLPLKHAVGPGSSPIVHDGKVILIQDGLERQYVIALNAETGSTEWETDRPPMDAPTGDQKKAYCTPIVVTDSNGREQLLCMGSQWMVSYNAKTGEEFWRLYHGKGFSVVPRPIFDGNAVYFSTGFGKPQLWAAKVDGSGDVTDSHVLWTVKKSIPAKPSPIAVDGLLFVVDDNGVASCIDSEDGTNVWSKRLGGKFSASPIMANGRMYFCNHDGEVFVIKPGRECDIEVTNQIDGQIMASPAVIDDALILRTATSLYRFDR
- a CDS encoding TIGR03000 domain-containing protein; the encoded protein is MHLLACLTLALSMSVTAEAGGSYGSYGSSGGSGLVYGSSGGSSGGGLLAGLRARIAARHSGSSGGSVGAASGGSSGGYTAAYASSGGSSGGSSGGSSGGYSRGSSGGGLAGHLRQKIARIKARRHGSSGGYVVKANYSSGGTSYSSGGRSSGGSSGGYYAPSVSYSSAYSGGSSGGSSGGVSYAAPMSYAPAISHSVPMIESAPIYSAPIQGETIIDGGVPMGETIIDGSIIDSGASYETRKPTLDDDAALLTVAVPVESARVTVNGHETTSDGMVRQFMSRGLKDGYLYTYEVVVTYDVEGEERTDKRTIKLRPGDMERLVFNQTEAVSDEEGDEEEDQFSAVETTQPETVVQLHVPAEAKVVLAGNETNGFGTVRTFRTTQLAAGENWENYTVRVMLDSNGRQLSQERTINVAAGDTVELNFEFDDQAIAMR
- a CDS encoding protein-L-isoaspartate(D-aspartate) O-methyltransferase, producing MPKRKVIPKQQPLASNALSPTAVTLPSSISCGVGLVHSRLGRARSGWARFGWICVLISIVTPVWSQSPRSSRSHFNPSPLTSGSSLAQPPHLILGQTGSSRSAVDDRYAAARRKLVETRIRTAGVTNEAVLKSIETTPRHEFVPAAVRDKAYFDMALPIGSAQTISSPFIVASMTETLDPKPTDKVLEIGTGSGYQAAVLSPLVAEVYSIEIVDELGTRAAGVLSKLGYENVHTRIGDGFLGWPEASPFDKIIVTCSPESVPVPLVQQLREGGSMIIPVGERYQQTLYRMTKRDGELVREPLRPTLFVPMTGTAEDARQTLPDPANPKVVNQDFSDPPGADDPEGFVPGWYYGRQVEQVALQADGAEGAKDSGLVRFENETPGLGSHLLQGIAIDGTKVSLIRLSARLRTDKVVKGPDADAWPMVAISFYDELRRDLGTFSMGPYRGTRPWRDDSRLVRVPRAAREGIVRIGLFGATGTVEFDHVSIEKID
- a CDS encoding tetratricopeptide repeat protein, with product MPSTDRTPLFGQSRFFRVAGLLLAIIAASNWPAHRLVAQDEPVEDSAAVALYADAANFQTNGAIGLAVDTWRKFLKEYPSSPLASKASHYLGVCYMQQDTPDLKAAAEAFKTALEDTKYDLREESLSNRGWCLYAAAGTGEEADPKLLRESIATYDTLIKEIPDSRLLDRAYFYRGEAQYALGELDKAIESYNAMMKLDDIASSALRCDALYARGVALEEQKNYDQAQSSYQQLLQACADSDLVVDVEIRMGDMHLLQGEMQKAVERFDSVVTNADATAEDKAYSFFRQGYAYAQDGDPTKASASYEKLLTQFPQSPYAAAATLASAQTLYQAGDLSGAASRFRDVLQGTDPVAATESAHWLARIDLGIANRDPSRTAEAAKSAYDVASELIAKGPQGSFAVALKLDAAEALSLQPDRLNDAFEQYQSIASEHSDHPLAPRALYNAAFVALQLGNTEQAVKLADSFESKFSSDPLAPDASFVGAEALLASGDASSAAERYQTLIDDAKHRDHPQLATWILRGATAWKAAGEPTKTAKLVRENLEAMNTPEQKAEALLLAGQAELSSGDAAQAAKTFQASREAAPQWARSDEAFLMAGQSQLTAGNREAAEGIWKELIRSNGESRMADQARYKLGQLANGEQQYAAAIEYFEPILASKRDAGLLPFARYAKGMAELQSQQHERAAESFSELIDQNPDHTLSDDALLSRGIAYRHLNREADSRNDLNAYLDSKPTGNNLGHALYELALLDQNASQTVQAAESLQRIVDEVPDYPDMDKVLYELGWSLRESGKDDQALTKFEQLIAKYPDNALVADAAYFVGQDHYRNSKWGDAAAAFQIAADKSNDLDLKEKSLYRLGWCFYKQQKYAEAEAAFKRQYVEVQQGGLLLDSMMMIGESRFKQEQYETALRAYTKAREKIEADNDSAKTVRDKAERQVRELILLHGGQSAAQLGQYEDAIGWYDALRERFPATTYLPQVFYEIGFAAQNAGDDEKALKFYSEVADNFRSEIAARARFMMGEIHFANKTFDKAIPEFQRVMFGFGADKADPVIKNWQAKSGFEAGRCAELLQQSAQTDAAKAKAAKFAKDFYQYVIDQHPGHELAAKAKQRAEALKAP